In Sorghum bicolor cultivar BTx623 chromosome 10, Sorghum_bicolor_NCBIv3, whole genome shotgun sequence, one genomic interval encodes:
- the LOC8065410 gene encoding E3 ubiquitin-protein ligase SINA-like 10: MERPQINISVDMQLLHCAIIKCRCPHKPPVVKCEAEHLLCGACLNGGHCCKCDRASAFAQCGLELDVFIGDARVSCPFKFYGCGASIVYHVTATHQDACAYASCQCAVPRPEPQHHHHRLPIVEGNERNLLVLSVRPCGGANGVASCAVSVLCIRMSAVAEAGPRFTYILWAKSPAAPPQQTVSR, encoded by the exons ATGGAGCGGCCGCAGATCAACATCAGCGTCGACATGCAGCTGCTCCACTGCGCCATTATCAAGTGTCGCTGCCCCCACAAGCCTCCCGTAGTCAAG TGCGAGGCCGAGCACCTCCTGTGTGGCGCCTGCCTCAACGGGGGCCACTGCTGCAAGTGCGACCGCGCCAGTGCCTTTGCGCAATGTGGGCTGGAGCTGGACGTGTTCATCGGCGACGCTAGGGTGTCGTGCCCGTTCAAGTTCTATGGCTGCGGCGCCTCCATCGTCTACCATGTGACCGCCACACACCAGGACGCGTGCGCCTACGCGTCGTGCCAGTGCGCGGTGCCTAG GCCAGAGccgcagcaccaccaccaccgcctgccGATCGTGGAGGGCAACGAGCGCAACCTGCTCGTGCTGTCTGTGCGCCCGTGCGGCGGTGCCAACGGCGTGGCAAGCTGCGCCGTCTCAGTGTTGTGCATCAGGATGAGCGCCGTCGCTGAGGCCGGCCCACGGTTCACGTACATACTTTGGGCCAAGTCCCCAGCAGCACCACCACAACAAACCGTTTCCAGATGA
- the LOC8076206 gene encoding uncharacterized protein LOC8076206 encodes MEEAADRGRPPWRCTVAVQAALCLALYAAFSLGEPQLIPRGGVNALGRGARGGGGGDVAFLSVAGGARGPIEQARLLRQMETIAKVYEVKFVLDVAQLGEDDPLWQNGSMYFQALNIPWYSTKSSHGRTVGNFLKKVKMPYDQVLDIIGMDTWPLQEPLHDGKISTSYRGQTKWLDQSLALTDSNWKIVAGYNPLLVCNGEETPETTKFYVPFQHIFAKYEVNAYISMGGFCGYFHQDNSILYIGHPSLGDDQTSVDGFFLHRVRPLEMESMLINVEGKLVQRSVVQQHGRGAM; translated from the exons ATGGAAGAAGCGGCAGACCGCGGGCGCCCGCCGTGGCGCTGCACGGTGGCCGTGCAGGCCGCGCTCTGCCTCGCGCTCTACGCGGCCTTCAGCCTCGGCGAGCCGCAGCTCATCCCGCGAGGCGGGGTGAACGCACTCGGGcggggcgcgcgcggcggcggcggcggcgacgtcgCCTTCCTCAGCGTCGCTGGCGGCGCGCGGGGACCCATCGAGCAGGCCAGGCTCCTGAGGCAG ATGGAGACCATAGCAAAGGTTTATGAAGTCAAGTTCGTGCTGGATGTTGCTCAACTGGGAGAGGATGATCCACTCTGGCAAAAT GGTTCCATGTACTTCCAAGCTCTGAACATCCCCTG GTACTCCACTAAGTCATCACATGGGCGGACAGTCGGCAACTTTTTGAAGAAAGTGAAGATGCCCTACGATCAAGTTCTAGATATTATTGGTATGGACACATGGCCTCTGCAG GAACCTCTACATGACGGCAAGATAAGCACTTCTTACAGGGGACAAACTAAATGGTTGGATCAATCACTAGCGCTCACTGACAGCAACTG GAAAATAGTTGCTGGATATAATCCATTACTTGTTTGCAATGGGGAAGAAACACCAGAAACAACAAAGTTCTATGTGCCATTtcaacacatttttgcaaaatatgaagtg AATGCATACATAAGCATGGGTGGGTTTTGCGGTTATTTCCACCAAGACAATTCAATATTATACATAGGACATCCCAGCCTTGGCGATGACCAAACAAGTGTAGATGGTTTTTTCTTGCACAGAGTTAGACCCCTCGAGATG gagtcaatgttgatcaatgtAGAAGGCAAGTTGGTTCAGAGATCTGTTGTTCAGCAGCATGGAAGGGGAGCCATGTGA